A stretch of Babesia bigemina genome assembly Bbig001, chromosome : III DNA encodes these proteins:
- a CDS encoding MAJOR FACILITATOR SUPERFAMILY MEMBER, putative: MEGRVQENSAQTTNNKLEYTLLGRALYKLVSFFEGYDQQVLSMCMRAFELTLGFSQSQLSTLATVSTMSRMGCCLIWGVLADKYDSKLVLGGGLLVMGISSIFLSSASRYKVILFLRFLHGFGFACVYPVQQKIVSDTTSSEEEKKPQSSLGSTASGPAQTQGTSLKPKNSQASTKFTTFQALNCIGRLLCAVITTLIARKVLLGYYGWRTSYVVLGYVWILFGTAIVFGMNKARDDVSRSQEFQKLISEAFEQAFTRPTTWILIFTLFIAEAPMSAFNYMTIYLQYLGVSDTMAGVAIAVTLIGGAAGSGAGGKIIDKIAGNYSHYYAEIGSGIAVMVVRLVVCLVFFLGKAPCGKLLWYHYVELATLGGTLVTVGGVDRALLKSAVENKYQATASAMVRTISGIASSVILFQVSAYLTEKVFGYVPSRESFETMATDIKDRNAEALRKSMMYIILAGTLLNTVCYIALFCRYEKDKDVVKSNNEKHKNPASEAKSES, encoded by the exons ATGGAAGGCCGGGTGCAAGAAAACTCAGCTCAAACTACGAATAACAAACTTGAGTATACGTTGTTAGGAAGAGCACTGTACAAGCTCGTGTCTTTTTTCGAAGGCTACGATCAACAGGTGCTTTCCATGTGTATGAGGGCTTTCGAATTAACTTTGGGGTTTTCTCAGTCTCAGCTGTCAACGTTGGCAACCGTGTCTACTATGTCGCGCATGGGCTGTTGCTTGATTTGGGGAGTTCTTGCAGACAAGTATGATTCGAAATTGGTACTTGGTGGCGGTCTGTTAGTGATGGGCATCTCCTCCATTTTTCTAAGTTCTGCATCTCGctacaaagtg ATTCTATTCTTGCGTTTCCTACATGGCTTTGGATTCGCATGCGTCTATCCCGTTCAACAAAAGATTGTTTCTGATACAACTAGTTCAGAAGAAGAAAAGAAACCACAAAGCTCACTTGGTTCAACCGCTTCAGGCCCTGCACAGACACAAGGGACATCACTGAAACCCAAAAACTCACAAGCTAGTACGAAATTCACGACATTTCAGGCTCTAAATTGTATTGGACGATTGCTGTGCGCAGTGATAACCACGCTTATTGCACGCAAAGTATTATTGGGATATTATGGCTGGCGGACCTCTTACGTTGTGTTGGGGTACGTCTGGATATTGTTTGGCACGGCCATTGTATTTGGAATGAACAAGGCCAGGGATGATGTTTCTAGATCTCAAGAATTTCAGAAACTTATATCCGAGGCGTTTGAACAAGCTTTCACTAGGCCAACGACGTGGATATTAATATTCACACTATTCATCGCGGAAGCTCCGATGTCCGCATTTAATTATATGACAATATACCTGCAATATCTGGGAGTATCCGACACAATGGCAGGGGTTGCAATTGCGGTTACATTGATTGGTGGTGCAGCGGGAAGTGGAGCTGGCGGGAAGATTATAGACAAAATTGCGGGGAACTACAGCCACTATTATGCTGAAATTGGTTCTGGGATCGCCGTGATGGTGGTAAGACTAGTCGTATGTCTGGTATTCTTTTTAGGAAAAGCACCATGTGGTAAGTTGCTTTGGTATCATTACGTGGAGTTGGCAACGCTCGGGGGTACACTAGTTACAGTTGGTGGTGTGGATAGGGCACTTTTGAAAAGTGCAGTGGAAAATAAGTATCAGGCAACAGCGTCTGCGATGGTTCGAACTATATCTGGCATTGCGAGTAGTGTAATTCTATTCCAAGTTTCCGCATATTTGACCGAAAAGGTGTTCGGTTACGTACCCTCTAGGGAGTCATTTGAAACCATGGCTACAGATATCAAGGACAGAAATGCCGAAGCTCTAAGAAAATCTATGATGTACATTATATTGGCGGGCACATTGTTAAACACTGTTTGTTATATTGCCTTGTTTTGTAGGTATGAAAAAGATAAGGATGTGGTTAAAAGTAATAATGAGAAACATAAAAACCCAGCATCCGAAGCTAAAAGCGAATCGTGA